In Streptomyces rapamycinicus NRRL 5491, the genomic stretch ACCGAGCGGAAGATCCCGGCCCAGCTGGTCACCCTCGCCATGGGCTTCACCGGTACCGACCAGAAGAACGGCCTGGTCGAGCAGTTCGGCCTGGAGCTGGACGAGCGCGGCAACATCGCGCGCGATGCCTCCTTCGCCACCAATGTGCCGGGTGTCTTCGTGGCCGGTGACGCGGGCCGCGGCCAGTCGCTGATCGTCTGGGCCATCGCCGAGGGCCGCTCCGCGGCGCGCGGGGTGGACCGCTATCTGGCCGGGGCCAGCGAGCTGCCCGCCCCGATCCGCCCCACCGACCGGGCCCTCATGGTCTGACCCGGTCTCCCGGCTTTCCCGGATCTCCGCCCGTACAACGGCGTACGGACCGGCCGCGCGGCGCCTTCCCCCTCCCGACCGGGGGAAGGCGCCGCGTGGCGTTTGGGCTGACGTCCTCCCGGACCGGCTGACCAGGCCGGCTGACCAGGCCGACTGACCAGGTTGGCCGAACAGACCGGCTGACCAGGTCGGTTGACATTCCCTTGGGCGCACTACACCATCATTCCACTAACTGATTAGTGAAAGGGTGGTGGAGGGCGGATGGTCGAATACCGCATCGACCGGCGCAGCGGCATCGCCACCTATCTGCAGATCGTCCAGCAGACCAAGCAGGCGCTCCGCCTCGGCCTGCTGGAACCCGGGGACCGGCTGCCCACGGCCAAGGAGGTCGTCGCGGCCACCGCCATCAACCCCAACACCGTCCTGAAGGCGTACCGCGAGCTGGAGCGCGAAGGGCTGGTCGAGCCCCGGCCGGGGCTCGGCACCTTCGTCCGCCGGTCGCTGGCCCGGCCCGGCGCCGCCGCGGACTCACCGCTGCGCGCGGAGCTCGCCGACTGGACCGACCGGGCCCGCGCCGCCGGGCTCGACCGCGAGGACGTGACGGCGCTGGTGGCCTCGGTCCTCGAAGAGCGCTTCGGCGAGACCGCCGCCCCCGGCGAGCGTGGACACGAGGAGAACGGGTGACCGACGACATCGACGCGGCCGACGCACTGGAGGCGTCCGGGCTGGGCAGGAAGTACCGACGCGGCTGGGCCGTCAGAGACGTCGCCTTCCGGCTGCCCGCCGGGCGGATCTGCGCGCTGGTGGGCCCCAACGGCTCCGGCAAGAGCACCCTGCTGTCGCTCGCCGCCGGACTGCTGACCCCGACCACCGGCATCCTGCGGGTCTTCGGCCGGCCCGCCTCCGACCCCGGCACCCGCGAGCGCATCGCCTTCGTCGCCCAGGACAAGCCGCTCTACCCGCGCTTCTCCGTGGCCGACACCCTGCGCCTGGGCCGGGAGCTCAACCCCCGCTGGGACCAGAGCGCCGCCGAACGGGTGGTGGCGGAGGCCGATGTGCCGCTGTCCGCCCGTGTCGGCTCGCTCTCCGGCGGCCAGCGCACCTGTGTGGCCCTCGCCCTCGCCCTCGGCAAACGCGCCGATCTGCTGTTCCTGGACGAGCCGATGGCCGATCAGGACCCACTGCGCCGCCGCCGGATGATGGGTGCCCTGATGGCCGAGGCCGCCGAGCGCGGCACCGGCGTGGTCATCTCCACCCATGTGCTCGCCGAACTCGACGGCGTCTGTGACTACCTGCTGCTGATGGGCGGCGGCCGGATCCGCCTGGCGGGCGGGACGGACGCCCTCCAGGCCGCCCACCGCCTGGTCACCGGCCCGAGCGCGCCCGGTGGCGGAACACCGGAGGCGCTCGCCCGCCACACCGTGGTCGAGACCCGTACGACGGGCCGTCAGCTCACCGCGCTGATACGCCCGGAGGGCACCCCGGCCGGGGACGGCTGGATCGTCACCGAACCCTCCCTCGAGGATGTCCTGCTCGGCTATCTGGGCGCGCCCGACGCCCCGCCGATGTTCACGGCCGAAGCGCGGGCGACCGTTACGGAGGTGGGGGCATGAGCTCGATCGGCATACGGCTCCGGGCACCCGGCGCACGGCTCCGTGCCCGGGGGCTGGTGTGGCTGGTGGCGCGCCAGCACCGGGCCGCCCTGTGGGCGGGCCTGGCCGTGGTCGTGGCGATCGCCGCGTACATCGTCTGGCAGCGCGCCGAGATGGTCGGCTATATGCGGGCGCACCACATCCAGGGCTGCGCGGACTGGGACTCGGAGGCGCTCTGCCACGGCAGGCAGATCAGTCCCCAGAAGGGGACCAACCCGATGGCCGAAGCGTTCCGCCACCTCAC encodes the following:
- a CDS encoding ABC transporter ATP-binding protein, yielding MTDDIDAADALEASGLGRKYRRGWAVRDVAFRLPAGRICALVGPNGSGKSTLLSLAAGLLTPTTGILRVFGRPASDPGTRERIAFVAQDKPLYPRFSVADTLRLGRELNPRWDQSAAERVVAEADVPLSARVGSLSGGQRTCVALALALGKRADLLFLDEPMADQDPLRRRRMMGALMAEAAERGTGVVISTHVLAELDGVCDYLLLMGGGRIRLAGGTDALQAAHRLVTGPSAPGGGTPEALARHTVVETRTTGRQLTALIRPEGTPAGDGWIVTEPSLEDVLLGYLGAPDAPPMFTAEARATVTEVGA
- a CDS encoding GntR family transcriptional regulator encodes the protein MVEYRIDRRSGIATYLQIVQQTKQALRLGLLEPGDRLPTAKEVVAATAINPNTVLKAYRELEREGLVEPRPGLGTFVRRSLARPGAAADSPLRAELADWTDRARAAGLDREDVTALVASVLEERFGETAAPGERGHEENG